One Paralichthys olivaceus isolate ysfri-2021 chromosome 21, ASM2471397v2, whole genome shotgun sequence genomic window carries:
- the lrrc4bb gene encoding leucine-rich repeat-containing protein 4B, with protein MRVVTVTSPCAPSPLLWLVQLLLWFHNHGPQLAEAAPPCPTPCTCSNQASRVICTRKSLDQVPESISENTRYLNLQENTIQVIKSDTFKHLRHLEILQLSKNHIRQIEVGAFNGLPNLNTLELFDNRLTVVPSQAFEYLSKLKELWLRNNPIETLPAFAFHRVPSLRRLDLGELRKLDFISEAAFEGLVNLRFLNLGMCGLKDIPNLTPLLRLEELELSGNQLGIVRPGSFQGLASLRKLWLMHSRVSVIERNAFDDLKNLEELNLSHNSLHSLPHDLFTPLHPLERVHLNHNPWVCNCDVLWLSWWLKETVPSNTTCCARCHAPPGLKGKYIGELDQSHFTCYAPVIVEPPTDLNVTEGMAAELKCRTGTSMTSVNWFTPNGTLMTHGSYRVRISVLHDGTLNFTNVTVQDTGQYTCMVTNSAGNTTATAVLNVSVSDPSNSYSYFTTVTVETVETVRGEEENSARQYINETFIGFPNPTVQRGVVEGRPGTTIPPSPFSPSSLSPRDNRVPENSVTVSIMDVTNIPGLDDVMKTTKIIIGCFVAITFMAAVMLVVFYKLRKQHQLHKHHGPARAIEIVNVEDEIGAGAGSGISGGSTMNSGVGGEGTLRIHHPEIVNLPNIGRTDTLNHYYKTHHFNNNVMGLSIGGEGMGPGGIMSSKNLQGQDIPISCTSVPISTSNMLSSSGNGTNPNSMSPPMPMSLPMPTMGLHGSIKGFMGQNQNPQMEPLLFKGNSKENVQETQI; from the exons ATGCGTGTTGTCACGGTGACCAGCCCCTGTGCCCCTTCCCCCCTCCTCTGGTTGGTCCAGCTTTTGTTGTGGTTTCACAACCATGGACCTCAACTCGCAGAGGCGGCGCCCCCCTGCCCCACCCCGTGCACCTGCTCCAATCAGGCGAGCCGTGTCATCTGTACAAGGAAGAGTTTAGATCAAGTCCCAGAGAGTatttcagaaaacacaagatACCTCAATCTACAAGAAAACACCATTCAG GTGATCAAGTCTGACACTTTTAAGCACCTGCGGCATTTGGAAATCCTCCAGCTCTCCAAGAACCACATCCGACAGATTGAGGTGGGAGCTTTCAATGGCCTCCCCAACCTCAACACGCTGGAGCTTTTTGACAACCGTCTCACAGTTGTACCATCACAAGCCTTCGAGTACCTCAGCAAGCTAAAGGAACTATGGCTACGAAACAACCCCATCGAGACGCTGCCGGCATTTGCCTTTCATCGTGTTCCCTCTTTACGCCGTCTCGATCTCGGGGAACTCAGGAAGCTGGATTTCATCTCAGAGGCTGCCTTTGAAGGTTTAGTAAATTTACGCTTCTTGAATCTTGGCATGTGCGGCTTGAAGGACATCCCTAACCTCACCCCACTATTACGACTAGAGGAATTGGAGCTGTCTGGGAACCAGCTGGGTATAGTTCGGCCTGGATCCTTTCAAGGCCTAGCATCACTTCGCAAGCTGTGGCTAATGCACTCCAGAGTGTCAGTCATCGAACGCAATGCATTCGATGACCTCAAAAACCTGGAGGAGCTAAACCTCTCCCACAATTCCCTGCATTCCCTGCCTCATGACCTCTTCACCCCTTTGCACCCACTGGAGAGGGTACATCTCAACCACAACCCTTGGGTATGCAACTGTGATGTTCTTTGGCTCAGCTGGTGGCTGAAAGAAACAGTTCCCAGCAACACCACATGTTGTGCTCGCTGCCATGCGCCTCCAGGTCTAAAGGGCAAGTACATTGGGGAACTAGACCAGAGCCACTTTACCTGCTATGCCCCAGTGATCGTTGAGCCACCCACTGACCTCAATGTCACAGAGGGCATGGCTGCTGAGCTGAAATGTCGTACTGGAACATCAATGACCTCTGTGAACTGGTTCACTCCAAATGGCACTCTGATGACCCATGGATCGTACCGAGTTAGGATCTCAGTGCTTCATGACGGAACGCTGAACTTCACAAATGTGACCGTGCAAGACACCGGGCAGTACACTTGCATGGTAACCAACTCCGCTGGAAACACCACTGCAACCGCTGTGCtcaatgtgtctgtgtcagaTCCCAGCAACAGCTACAGTTATTTCACTACTGTCACTGTGGAAACAGTAGAGACAgtaagaggagaggaggaaaactcGGCAAGACAGTATATTAATGAGACCTTCATAGGTTTCCCAAATCCTACTGTTCAAAGAGGGGTGGTAGAGGGGAGACCTGGCACCACTATACCTCCCTCgcctttctctccatcctcactGTCCCCACGAGATAACAGAGTTCCTGAAAACTCAGTGACTGTGTCCATAATGGATGTAACTAACATTCCAGGCCTGGATGATGTTATGAAAACAACTAAAATCATCATTGGTTGCTTCGTGGCTATCACTTTTATGGCAGCGGTAATGTTAGTGGTCTTCTATAAACTCCGGAAGCAACACCAGCTACATAAGCACCATGGCCCCGCTAGAGCCATTGAAATTGTCAACGTAGAAGATGAGATTGGAGCTGGGGCAGGAAGTGGCATCTCAGGTGGTTCAACGATGAATTCTGGCGTGGGTGGAGAAGGAACCCTGAGGATACATCATCCTGAAATAGTCAACCTCCCCAACATTGGCCGTACAGATACTCTCAACCATTACTACAAGACCCATCATTTCAACAACAACGTGATGGGTCTCAGTATTGGCGGTGAAGGGATGGGACCAGGAGGGATCATGAGTAGCAAGAACCTGCAAGGCCAGGATATCCCCATCTCCTGTACCTCAGTCCCAATCTCTACATCTAATATGCTCAGCTCATCAGGCAATGGCACCAATCCCAATTCTATGTCCCCACCGATGCCGATGTCTCTCCCCATGCCTACTATGGGCTTACATGGATCAATCAAGGGTTTCATGGGCCAAAACCAGAATCCTCAAATGGAGCCTCTTCTCTTCAAGGGCAACTCGAAGGAAAATGTTCAAGAGACTCAGatctaa